The Triticum dicoccoides isolate Atlit2015 ecotype Zavitan chromosome 6A, WEW_v2.0, whole genome shotgun sequence genome has a window encoding:
- the LOC119314976 gene encoding uncharacterized protein LOC119314976, whose amino-acid sequence MGSLFSSTAGGDGGAAAFDYANPPPGSRMSKEDIVAFRISQLVDVALEHYNSNNPGAEFEYPEYPPTTEMNAVCVGFRGTFWYHLSFLARPVDATAETQHFFAELYFDRRCRQIAVETCTILEKPLCRFRASCAFCPDESNILHPSSADFFCGKQDHEKEFFRKRDMLVRPFNSFMTPPDIDSTDDA is encoded by the exons ATGGGTTCCTTATTCTCTTCCActgccggcggcgacggcggcgccgcTGCCTTTGATTACGCCAACCCTCCCCCAGGCAGCCGTATGTCAAAAGA AGATATCGTCGCCTTCCGAATTTCTCAGCTTGTCGACGTCGCCCTTGAACATTACAACTCCAACAACCCG GGTGCCGAGTTCGAGTATCCTGAGTATCCTCCCACCACGGAGATGAACGCCGTCTGCGTCGGTTTTAGGGGAACTTTCTGGTACCACCTCAGCTTTTTGGCTCGCCCAGTGGACGCCACCGCCGAGACACAACACTTCTTTGCCGAGCTATATTTTGATAGACGCTGCCGCCAAATAGCTGTTGAAACATGCACTATCTTAG AAAAGCCGTTGTGCCGCTTTAGAGCCTCGTGTGCATTTTGTCCAGATGAATCCAATATCTTGCACCCAAGCAGTGCAGATTTTTTCTGTGGAAAACAAGATCATGAAAAAGAATTCTTTCGCAAGAGAGATATGCTAGTGCGGCCATTCAATTCTTTTATGACACCTCCTGATATAGATAGCACCGACGATGCATGA